A window from Leptospira meyeri encodes these proteins:
- a CDS encoding LIC11274 family protein: MNGSAMKQSLLILMTSLLMQAPVFAESVSSKSYHKRIELLTYLRELEPIVKNFRGEDPEGKPTELNAPEGKEGFRMKKYNEAKRIYQEGLQYHFEGNFPSAYQRFLECQLGIEKMTEELSQLYILRAEEMMKTAMERKNPNNPMDKALLDISIEYGKGSYFRQDVMDIPREAPYSRRMYDPKEAHYSYNKYDIEKNLELGYKHLGLAKEARANALKVEKNLEKHQKLQPSHRKYRIDLYFGAINLARDSKANAINIYKLKYPYDNYYLNNAQAKSESSKDENGATVEGQPVKVDGVTYDFSKNPYVKFDHRIQAMFDVRVPEEYRVDHADVRGRVYDLDSNNMVFMKYDQERKKALNVPTKPAAGATSTPQQ; this comes from the coding sequence ATGAACGGCAGCGCAATGAAACAATCCCTTCTTATTCTCATGACGAGTCTTTTGATGCAGGCACCTGTGTTTGCAGAATCAGTCTCTAGTAAATCATATCACAAACGCATTGAACTTCTAACTTATCTACGTGAGTTAGAGCCAATTGTAAAAAATTTCCGTGGAGAAGATCCAGAAGGAAAACCGACGGAACTCAATGCTCCGGAAGGGAAAGAAGGTTTCCGTATGAAAAAATACAACGAAGCCAAACGGATTTACCAAGAAGGTTTACAGTACCACTTCGAAGGTAACTTTCCTTCTGCTTACCAACGTTTTCTGGAATGCCAATTGGGTATCGAAAAAATGACGGAAGAACTTTCACAACTCTACATTTTACGTGCAGAAGAAATGATGAAAACGGCCATGGAAAGAAAAAATCCAAACAATCCTATGGATAAGGCCCTTCTTGATATTTCCATTGAATATGGAAAAGGATCTTACTTTCGTCAAGACGTGATGGACATTCCAAGAGAAGCTCCGTATTCACGCCGTATGTATGATCCAAAAGAAGCTCACTACAGTTATAATAAATATGACATTGAGAAAAACTTGGAATTAGGTTACAAACACTTAGGTCTTGCTAAAGAAGCAAGAGCGAATGCCTTGAAAGTGGAAAAGAATCTAGAAAAACACCAAAAACTTCAACCATCTCACAGAAAGTATCGGATTGATTTATATTTTGGTGCGATCAACCTTGCTCGCGATTCCAAAGCAAATGCAATTAACATCTATAAGTTGAAATACCCATATGACAACTATTACCTGAACAATGCCCAAGCAAAATCAGAATCATCCAAAGATGAAAACGGTGCCACTGTGGAAGGCCAACCAGTTAAGGTTGATGGCGTTACATATGATTTTTCAAAAAACCCATATGTCAAATTTGATCATAGAATCCAAGCAATGTTTGACGTTCGTGTTCCAGAAGAATACCGTGTGGACCATGCTGACGTAAGAGGTCGCGTATACGATTTGGACTCAAACAATATGGTGTTCATGAAGTATGACCAAGAACGCAAAAAAGCATTAAATGTCCCAACAAAACCTGCCGCTGGAGCTACTTCCACTCCGCAACAATAA
- a CDS encoding lysophospholipid acyltransferase family protein, with amino-acid sequence MKVYLRITLLVFGKASPYLIRGIYRSVTGNKEARIKEFLEGTKIWAEDVLKITKTKLIVFNEIDVPQKGHMIFLNHVNEMDFPYDCYVIRKPFLANQVIKKAWFAYWWMVAMGSQVFDNSKAMSVAISVKNLIEGLKTTSYIVYPEGKNTYSEEILPLKKGMVKIAFDQKIPVFVALKSGVTTYQNYQKGNVVGYLGLGSHDPTDFTSWEEFQTYLYNLMHTKKLELDAMTEAERTKLS; translated from the coding sequence ATGAAGGTTTACTTAAGAATCACCCTTCTTGTTTTTGGTAAAGCAAGTCCCTATTTGATCAGAGGGATCTATCGTTCAGTCACAGGGAATAAAGAAGCACGTATCAAAGAGTTTTTGGAAGGGACCAAAATTTGGGCTGAGGATGTTCTAAAGATTACAAAAACGAAACTCATCGTATTTAACGAAATCGATGTTCCACAAAAAGGACATATGATTTTTTTAAACCATGTTAACGAGATGGATTTTCCTTATGATTGTTATGTGATCCGTAAACCATTTTTGGCAAATCAGGTCATTAAAAAAGCATGGTTTGCTTATTGGTGGATGGTGGCTATGGGTTCCCAAGTTTTTGATAACTCAAAGGCCATGTCTGTTGCCATTTCCGTAAAAAACCTAATTGAAGGTTTAAAAACAACTTCGTACATTGTATACCCGGAAGGGAAAAATACGTATTCGGAAGAAATCCTTCCCCTAAAAAAAGGAATGGTGAAGATTGCCTTTGATCAAAAAATCCCTGTGTTTGTGGCTCTAAAATCTGGAGTTACCACTTACCAAAACTACCAAAAGGGAAATGTGGTAGGTTATTTGGGTTTGGGTTCCCACGATCCTACAGATTTTACTTCTTGGGAAGAATTTCAAACGTATTTATATAATTTGATGCATACCAAGAAACTAGAGTTAGATGCCATGACAGAGGCAGAAAGGACAAAACTTAGTTAG
- a CDS encoding LTA synthase family protein, giving the protein MYSYRLEEFPFLVLFKAFLIGFRFDWVTISILLVGFYLLSLWDNASRFKPYRQFWIITPLVLYPFCLIHLFADLLYFENANKHIGYEAIVFLGDLDVLISSAIEEAPFKIFLFLICIGLYIFGIRYWFSKLKISEKRNEKESFRSKSLKAILWILFFFIGLRGGPQESPLRASEAIISDDSFINQLALNGIYTTINDFKSQSIPKHLKMSDEDMLAVVKEEISYEGSAFMNDPEFPLVRKIQGIPGKKPINVVLVIQESWTGKYVWPISDGIWLGKEVTPFYNSLAKKGHSFRKFYANGGRTSNALLSILTSVPDRPGLTAIRTPQILSHFSAIGNLFAGFGYQTSFITGDDLKFDSLATILPHFGFQTLIGKEDFRKSGKYKIGAWGYDDEHLYSKALEEMDLYQKENKPFLMTILTMTTHYPYKVPDSKYEIYNSSVTDFDYLNTYHYSDSALETFMKEVQKRKYYEDTVFVFVGDHTHHRYLSYYEDRMVPFLLFSPKYIKPKLDERIASQLDVLPTILGVVGKETYFAGFGKDMRAANVKSGSTYFAYGSACGWIDEEKILYQSVDGDTQFIFQMIPPYGEDPACNPNRKNCFRQTIKARAFFNLSLELMNRNSVYPLEGSLRYTRK; this is encoded by the coding sequence GTGTATTCATATCGATTAGAGGAGTTTCCATTTTTAGTTTTATTCAAAGCTTTTTTGATTGGCTTTCGATTTGATTGGGTTACCATTTCGATTTTGTTAGTTGGATTTTACCTTCTATCTCTTTGGGACAATGCCTCTAGATTCAAACCTTATCGGCAGTTTTGGATCATTACTCCTCTTGTGCTATATCCATTTTGTTTGATTCATTTATTTGCAGATTTATTGTATTTTGAAAATGCAAACAAACACATTGGATATGAAGCTATTGTATTTTTAGGTGATTTGGATGTTTTGATCTCTTCTGCCATTGAAGAGGCACCTTTCAAAATCTTTTTGTTTTTAATTTGTATTGGGCTGTATATTTTTGGAATTCGATATTGGTTTTCCAAACTCAAAATCTCAGAAAAACGAAACGAAAAAGAATCGTTTCGATCCAAATCACTCAAGGCCATTCTCTGGATTCTTTTTTTCTTTATTGGGCTTCGAGGAGGTCCTCAAGAATCTCCGTTACGTGCGAGTGAAGCCATTATCTCTGACGATTCTTTCATCAATCAACTTGCGTTAAATGGAATTTATACAACCATCAACGATTTCAAAAGCCAATCCATCCCCAAACATCTTAAAATGTCTGATGAAGATATGTTGGCAGTGGTTAAGGAAGAAATTTCTTATGAAGGTTCTGCATTTATGAATGATCCAGAGTTTCCACTGGTTCGAAAGATCCAAGGTATTCCGGGAAAAAAACCGATCAATGTTGTGTTAGTCATCCAAGAATCTTGGACAGGAAAATATGTTTGGCCAATCTCGGATGGAATTTGGCTAGGAAAAGAAGTTACACCGTTTTACAATAGTTTGGCGAAAAAAGGGCATAGTTTCCGAAAATTTTATGCAAACGGGGGAAGGACAAGCAATGCTTTACTTTCCATCCTTACCAGTGTTCCCGACAGACCTGGTCTTACGGCCATCCGCACTCCACAAATTCTCAGTCATTTCTCTGCCATTGGAAATTTATTCGCAGGGTTTGGATACCAAACCAGTTTCATTACCGGTGATGATTTAAAATTCGATAGTTTAGCTACCATCTTACCGCACTTTGGATTCCAGACTCTAATTGGAAAAGAAGACTTTCGAAAATCAGGAAAGTATAAAATTGGTGCATGGGGTTATGACGATGAACATCTTTACTCAAAAGCACTAGAAGAAATGGATCTTTATCAAAAAGAAAACAAACCCTTTTTAATGACCATTCTTACAATGACTACACATTATCCATATAAGGTGCCAGACTCAAAATATGAAATTTATAATTCTTCAGTAACAGATTTTGATTATCTGAATACGTATCATTATTCTGATTCTGCCTTGGAAACATTTATGAAAGAAGTACAAAAACGAAAATACTATGAAGACACAGTTTTTGTATTTGTAGGAGATCACACTCACCATAGGTATTTATCTTATTATGAAGACAGAATGGTTCCTTTTTTATTATTTTCCCCCAAATACATAAAACCAAAGTTAGATGAAAGAATCGCTTCTCAATTGGATGTCCTTCCTACGATTTTGGGAGTGGTCGGAAAAGAAACATACTTTGCTGGTTTTGGAAAAGATATGCGTGCCGCAAACGTAAAATCCGGTAGTACGTATTTTGCCTATGGTAGTGCTTGCGGCTGGATTGATGAAGAAAAAATTTTATACCAAAGTGTGGATGGAGACACTCAGTTTATTTTTCAAATGATTCCACCGTATGGGGAAGATCCGGCCTGTAACCCTAATCGTAAAAACTGCTTTCGCCAAACGATTAAGGCACGGGCTTTCTTTAATTTATCTTTAGAGCTCATGAACCGTAACTCAGTTTACCCTTTAGAGGGGTCTCTAAGGTACACCAGGAAATGA